One stretch of Dokdonia sp. Hel_I_53 DNA includes these proteins:
- a CDS encoding patatin-like phospholipase family protein: protein MDQRIGVVLSGGGHRGAAHAGMLKAMEEFNLEPDVISGSSAGAIVGAIYAAGHSPETILDIFKNIKLFSFSFYARRKAGIIDSERFEDILKPYFTSNSFENLQKTLLITTTNIVKGEVRVFEKGPLIPSILASAALPGIFTPIPIEDSLYSDGGVLDNFPVSPLLGKSLDIYGSYVCPLKKLSVKDFKHSYNVIDRAVNLMMHNTSVQKFELCKMVFSPDSLEEFGLFKTGQADRIFQIGYDHASKKLAAQKM from the coding sequence ATGGATCAAAGAATAGGAGTAGTTTTGTCTGGAGGAGGCCACCGAGGAGCTGCACATGCTGGAATGCTTAAAGCTATGGAAGAATTTAACTTAGAACCAGATGTCATTTCTGGCTCAAGTGCAGGTGCCATTGTAGGAGCTATTTATGCAGCGGGTCATTCTCCTGAGACTATTTTAGATATTTTTAAAAATATCAAATTATTTTCCTTTTCATTTTATGCCAGACGAAAGGCTGGAATTATTGATTCTGAGCGTTTTGAGGATATTTTGAAACCATATTTCACATCAAACTCTTTTGAGAATCTCCAGAAAACATTATTAATAACTACAACAAATATTGTAAAAGGAGAGGTACGGGTTTTTGAAAAAGGTCCTCTGATACCATCCATTTTAGCAAGTGCAGCATTGCCTGGTATTTTTACGCCTATACCTATTGAGGACTCTTTATACTCAGACGGAGGAGTTTTAGATAATTTCCCAGTCAGTCCTTTATTAGGAAAGTCGTTAGATATTTATGGGAGCTACGTTTGTCCACTTAAAAAATTAAGTGTGAAAGATTTCAAACATTCATATAACGTTATTGATAGAGCAGTAAACTTAATGATGCATAATACCTCTGTACAAAAATTTGAGTTATGCAAGATGGTCTTTAGTCCAGACTCATTAGAGGAGTTTGGTCTTTTTAAAACAGGACAAGCAGATCGTATTTTTCAAATAGGGTATGATCATGCGAGTAAAAAACTAGCTGCACAGAAAATGTGA
- a CDS encoding TolC family protein — translation MKLFLKILCVATFFAFAKAIIAQENPIVPENVISFEEYIGFVKKHHPLIKQAELVLTAGEANLLKARGGFDPKVELDYDRKKFKGTTYYDQLYTAFKIPTWYGVELKGTFEENTGQFLNPNLTVPEDGLYSAGVSFALAQGLLINERMATLKKAKFFQQQSIADRRLLINKILYEASLAYFNWLKNENEKIIYTSFLSNAQTRLNAVTRSVNEGDKARIDITEARIVLENRKLALEAASLKATKSRLEVSNYIWLDGLPLEINDNTQPQIPTPTSLNNSLSIAGLTDTNAILIEHPKLESLTAKINSLEVERFLKKNKLLPKVNIQYNFLTPEVDTFDNLNTSNYKAFVDVSFPLFLRKERGDLQLAALKVKDANFERTATTLAIKNKLTATEAEINSLSIQNTYISNIINDYETLVVAEERKFFLGESSLFLINTREQKLIDARLKGNSLTVESLKAVAKLYNVAGL, via the coding sequence ATGAAATTATTCTTGAAGATTTTATGTGTAGCCACTTTTTTCGCTTTCGCGAAAGCGATAATAGCACAAGAGAATCCTATTGTACCTGAAAATGTTATTTCTTTTGAAGAATATATAGGATTCGTAAAAAAACACCATCCTCTCATCAAACAAGCAGAGTTGGTACTTACTGCTGGTGAAGCAAACCTTTTAAAAGCTCGTGGTGGATTTGACCCAAAAGTAGAACTAGATTATGATCGAAAAAAATTTAAAGGGACTACTTATTATGATCAACTTTATACAGCTTTCAAAATTCCAACCTGGTATGGAGTAGAATTAAAAGGAACATTTGAGGAGAATACAGGTCAATTTTTAAACCCTAACTTAACTGTTCCGGAAGATGGACTCTATAGCGCTGGTGTATCATTTGCACTAGCTCAAGGTTTATTAATAAATGAGAGAATGGCTACTTTAAAAAAAGCAAAATTCTTTCAACAACAATCTATAGCTGATCGCAGATTACTTATAAACAAAATTTTATATGAAGCTAGCCTAGCTTATTTTAATTGGCTCAAAAATGAAAATGAAAAAATTATTTATACAAGCTTTTTGTCTAATGCTCAAACGAGACTGAATGCCGTCACAAGGAGTGTTAATGAGGGTGACAAAGCAAGAATAGACATCACAGAAGCTCGTATAGTATTAGAAAATAGAAAGCTCGCATTAGAAGCGGCATCTTTAAAAGCAACAAAATCTCGATTAGAAGTAAGTAACTACATCTGGCTAGATGGACTGCCTCTAGAAATTAATGATAATACGCAACCTCAGATCCCAACTCCCACATCATTAAATAACTCCTTATCTATTGCAGGACTTACAGATACAAATGCAATCCTAATAGAGCACCCTAAACTTGAAAGTTTAACTGCAAAAATAAATAGCCTTGAAGTAGAGCGTTTCTTGAAAAAAAATAAATTATTACCTAAAGTAAATATTCAGTATAATTTTCTAACACCAGAGGTAGATACCTTTGATAATTTAAACACGTCTAATTATAAAGCATTTGTCGACGTGAGCTTTCCTCTTTTTTTAAGAAAAGAACGCGGTGATCTACAGCTAGCTGCACTAAAAGTAAAAGATGCAAACTTTGAGCGCACAGCAACAACCCTAGCAATAAAAAATAAATTAACCGCGACTGAAGCCGAGATCAATTCGCTCAGTATCCAGAATACCTATATTTCAAATATTATAAATGATTACGAGACATTGGTGGTCGCAGAAGAACGTAAGTTCTTTCTTGGGGAAAGCTCTTTATTTTTAATTAATACACGCGAGCAAAAGTTAATAGATGCTAGACTCAAAGGAAACTCACTCACTGTTGAGTCTTTAAAAGCGGTTGCAAAACTTTACAATGTCGCTGGATTGTAA